The following is a genomic window from Amaranthus tricolor cultivar Red isolate AtriRed21 chromosome 10, ASM2621246v1, whole genome shotgun sequence.
CATAAGAGATTTCCTAAGCCCAAGATTAAGGGAAGTGTTAAGGATTTTTGCTTGAATAATGCGCGATTGATATTCTGCACTGCTTCAGGCGCGATTAAAATAGGTTCAGATGTTGAAACAGTGATAATAGATGAAGCAGCACAGCTCAAAGAATGCGAGTCAGCGATTCCTTTACAGATTTTTGGTCTGAAAACTGTGATTCTCATAGGGGATGATCGGCAACTCCCAGCAATGGTTCGGAGCAAGGTCAGATAATGTCTCCCTACATAATGTTTGCATCTTTTtagcatttaaagtagaagtgtTCAACGGGGAGGGTCGACCCAATGGGTGATATTAGGCCGTGACAAATTGTCAAATAATCTCACTGtagcccactcgtgtggacacagAAAACCCGTGggctcgggcccacaaacccacgagtcaagagcgtttacttgcacatacacttagTGAGATTCACTATTTCCCAAAACTATATAgtagtaggaagattagctcacccaatatatatgcaaagtcaacaacccactattttattgatgtgggatcttgtctcacgTGTGAAGTATATCCAACAGGTCAAGAATCGGGTCACATTTTAACGGTTCATTAGTGGGCGTTGGTGTAAAGGGTCGGGCAGGGTCGGATAgttataagaattaattgcggaaaaaaatttaccacttttttatattcttaaatgatattattatatacataagtgGATCGACCAAACGGgttataaagtataataaaaaaaactattttatcaaCTTTTAAAATGGGTCAAAGTGGGTCGGATTTAAACGGACTTTGACCCGCTGCGACCTGTTTAATATTTGACATGACTCGACCCGACCCTgcccatttaaattttgaccgCCCTgccccgttgaacacctctcatttaaagtatgaaaatcttaaggttctttttttttttatataggttttaGGAAAGATGAACTTCGGAAGGAGTTTATTTCAACGGCTGGCAGGGTTAGGGAAAGAAAAGCATCTTTTGAACATTCAGTATCGGATGCACCCTTCTATCAGCTTGTTTCCGAATAAAGAATTTTATCAGAACAAGATTGTAAATGCACCCAATGTCGAAGGAAGAAACTATGTTAAGAATTATCTCAAAGGGAGCATGTTTGGATCTTATTCTTTCGTACATGTGACTGATGGAAAGGAGAATTTCAAGAAAGGGCATAGTCCTAGAAATTTTAAGGAGGCAAAGGTTATTGATCAGATCATTGCAAAGCTTTTCAAAGGTATGGAACTGAAACTTCTTTTTATTAGTATGAATGTTCTAAAGAATGGAAAATATCCTTATTGTACAAGAATCAACATTATGATActtcaaagaaccaactcaactaaaagcttaagttggTGATTGAGGCGCCATGATATGCTATATACTTAAATACGTCCCCTTGTACGAAAGTCCTTTAGTCTAGAAGTGTAGATGTAACGCATTACTcttttgtcaaggaaccaactcaactaaaagtttaaaggTCGAAGCcctatgatatgttatatattctaacacgttCCCTTACATGAGAGTCCTTTaggctaaaagtgtggatgcaacttAGACCTCCTCATACCTAGTGCGAAATATTCCATTTGAATTTGAGGGGTAGTTGAGATTTGAACATGTGACCTATGGTCACGTTGACTTTTGATATCatatcaagaaaccaactcaaccaaaagcttaagctaatggttaagGAGGccctataatatgttatatactctaacaactCCTCATACCCGGTGctgaatatattttatactctAGAATATTTGGAGCCTTTTATTATAACATTTCTTGTATGTGCAGAACATTATTGCATCACTAAACAGAAGGTGAGTGTGGGAGTACTATCGCCATATAAGGGTCAAGTAGGTTTGCTTCAAGAAAAACTGGAGAAGAAATACACGAAACATAAGGAAAAGTTTTGCATCAACATTCGATCAATTGATGGGTTTCAAGGCGGTGAAGAGGATATCATAATAATCTCAACTGTTCGAAGCAATGGAAATGGATCGGTAGGGTTCCTGTCTGATCGTCAGAGAACTAATGTAGCTCTCACCAGGGCGAGGTATTAATCAGTATGCCTTAACAATGTTTTCGTTTCTTGGAAGATTACGAACAATAACAACAGTTTCTGTTATGTCGATGTAAAATTTAGGTACTGTCTTTGGATAGTTGGAAGTGGAAGTACTTTAGGTAACAGCTCTTCAGTGTGGAAAAACCTTATACGCGATGCAAAAAATCGTGGTTGCTTCTATTATGCTGATGAGATCGTTAATCTTAATCACGAAACACCAGTTGATAAACTTGATTTCTTCAGCCACCTTAAACTCGAGGAAGCAAGATGGAAGGTACTTATTTCATCACTACTCTAAACTAGAGCTGTTAATTCAACGGAGCAGGTCGACCCAATTGGTCAAGGATCAGGTCACATTTTAACGGGTCAAGTCAATAACGGGCCTTGATGCAAAGGGTCGGGCcggataattataataattaattgccggaaaaaatttatcattttttttatatattttaaaacgaTATTACTATTATATACATTTGACCTGGCCGGATATtactatcattttaaaattataataaaaaaattattttattaactttttaaaaacggGTCAAAATGGATCGGGTTTAAACGGACTTTAACCTGGCTCAACCCGTTTAACATTTGACATGACCCGtcccatttaaattttgacccaCCCCGCCCCGACCTGGCACCTCTACTCTAAACCATAGATGGCTAGCATTTATTCCATCACTAGTCTGAATCTCTGATCTTTATGCAGGTTACCTTTAGCAATGAGTTTAAACAATCTATATCAAGCATAAAGAGTGTCAAGGCTCAGAAACGCGTACAAAATCTGCTGCGCAAGATTGCTGATGGCTGGCGGCAGTCCATCACTGATGATGGCGCGACCCATGAGTTGTTGGTGATTTACAAGGTTGATAAAACGCTTAATCTCGCTTGGACAGTCGACATTCTTGAGGAAGAATCAAGTTATATACAAGTCATCAAGGTTTGGGATGTTTTACCAGATTCCAAGGTTCCTGATCTTGCAAAGAATCTAAGTATTCTGTTTGAAGGATATAGTGTTAACTTTATTAATCTGTGCAAGTACAAATCTTATGAAGGGTATggatgaaaattaattatttcctAGAAGAATGTGCAATTATGCAGATGTAGTTATGTTTTAAGGTAATATGTTTTCTGTGTTACAGGAACTTGGTTGTGCCTAAGTCATGGAAGCTTCATTCCTCTTGTGAAGCTCCACTTACAACTGATCTTGTAGATGATTGTTTGTCTTACCAATTTGCTGCCATGAATGTAAAAGACAATCCAGGAAAACCAAGTTCAAGCGTTAGGTATGTTATTACGTTTCAGGAAATATTGTTGAAAATAATCGAACATTTCACTTATTCGCTGcgaataatctcatctattgattatttataataatctcATCTCTAATATGTATTTGCTCCCAACATATCTGAAGTGGGAGAGGAGGGGAGGGGTTGTAGTGGTCAAGACCCACTGGGTTTGCTGGGagcaaatatatatcaaaatgttgtattattagATAATAATCAAAAGTGGGATTACTCGCGGCCGTTGAGTAAAAGGGTAAATTATTCTCGATAATTTTTcctacattttattattattcaggtttttttatgaattttgtaTCAATTAGTCATGGAATCAACTttatcaaaagtttaagctgatggttgaagatccaaaatatgttataatatTGAGAGTCCTTTTGACTAGAAGGGTAGATGCaccaccaaaagcttaagttgatggttcaACCATAGGACATATTATACACTATCAAGCCCTCATACAGTATTTCTtttggctagaagtgtggatgcgacaCATATGATACTAGATGATTTTAAAGGCCctggtatatattatactatataataaTAAGTCACCTTACACGAAAGCGCTTTGGATTAGAATTATGGATTTACCACATGCCCTTATTTACAACTTGAAATAAGGAATGGATGAGATTCAAATTCGTAACCTTTTTATCACGTTGGTTTCAGATACTAAGCCAacaaatcaactcaaccaaaagcttaagctgatagttgaaaACTAAGCTTAAACCAATAaacttttgtgaaaaattaaattatctaACATCATTTTATTTGTCATAATTGTTTCTTAAGTCTTTGCTAAcatgcatttttttttcttacccTTGTTTTATGTCCTCTCGTTCGCAGAAAGAATTGTGTTGCAGTATGGAAACCAATACAACGCTAGAATGGCATTGGCAGCCATTCCAAGAAGCAGTGCCAGCCCTCGGCAAGGATAAGTTGGACTTACGCTCAGAGCCAccaaaaaaattaccttattaTTTTTGGCAGAAATTAAACCCAAGTCGCATGTATAAAGGCTTAATGCTTTGCCATCAAGCTGCGTCAAAGTTAAAGCTAACTTTCATAGTTGAAGATAATTAAATAGAGTGACTGTTGTAATAAGCACAAAGGAACACGCACCttcaataaatattatttgacaattataatatttttatatattatttaacaattataatatttttagttttcttgCAGGTTTACTTGTTGCATTGTGTGACTAACTctccaaaatttatgatttttctaattatttccttctattatatttataatacattgctattgtgttttttttgactaattttatatttattgatttaagCTAAACATGTAAATGCGTAATATTTTCTCTTTGCTATTTGGAATTGTCAATTTGTTATATGGATTTTTATGTGGTCATTTGAAGTTgtaatattttgataaaatatttgattgattattgtAAGGATAAGTGAATTTTAAGTTGTGCAATCTCATTTTttaaatcatatattttttttgtcttgacTCTATCAATATAATGCAGACCCATTTAACTAATTGTTTTTCAATAATTAGTATAAGAAAACTTTTTTTGATTTAGACATTGTGATATTAGTGATTCTGCATCAAAAATTGCTACTAGAAAtatctttgtttgattttatattatgtattagtgcatactttatttttattttccaacattatagatttaattttttttataaatgtcTTATATTTACTTCGTTCTATTTTAATTCTATTTGATAGCGACATATTGTTTGAAGAAATAACATTATCAATTGTAAGTAATATGGAATAAAGGAATAATATAGTTATGACCTAtacctttcaaaaaaaatataattaaggcCAATAAATTTTATCCCAGGGCCAACCCTGCCAAGAAGTTGCTTCAATGGGGTTAAAATGCTCTCTTATAATTGTATGGCCTATGTTTTCAGTAAATTTCTAaattgtcaattaaattaagtctATTAGCTTCTATAATTCTTTTAGCTCATAAATTTTCTTcttcaatattttaataatgatataaaaagagaattacaatttacaagtaACAAATGTCTAAATTAGCATCATTATTTACACAATCCCCATTTTCTATGAATGAATCATGGATAATTAGAGTATGATTTGATCTTGAACTCTCTTTTATTTAATGGGTTATTACATGGCATTTGTTGATAGAAGAATTTTGGACTTAAAGATAGGTGTAACTAGTTGAATCAAAGCTTAGAGCAttggtttttaaatatttataccaTGATTTGGTGATACAAGAAACAAGTGTGGATTGATTTGTTTGGGTTACTACATGGTGCACTAGGATGCGTGAACAATTGTTGAATATGCTTTGGAGGAAGGCGACCAAATGGATACGTGGAAGCAATCAAGAAAGGTAACAATAGCTGTTAGCTCAAACCTGCTCGATTGAACATATGTTGTGCTCAAACGAGCATGACCGCAACAAGGCTAATAGGGCTTGTAGTGTAGGGTAGGAGAAAGGGCGATTAAGGCCTATAGGATAGAGTACAGATAGGGGCCAACAGGGCTCGTAGGGTAGGGTAGGAGTAAAGTCCAATAAGGTTCGTAGGATAGATTAGAGGTAGGGGCCAATAGGGCTTGTAGGGCCTGTAGGGTGTGGTTGgttaaaatatatgtttatttttagggaaatttgcaaagaaacaccttttaaaaccttttttttttgtaaaaaaacaccttttataatcttttttgtaaaaaaccttttaagagacttttttttaaaatagataCCTTAATTCAATTTTCGGTGGCTTTTGTGTAATTTCTGGCGTTGACTATAGTATATCAGTTGCATAATACGCGAGTGATTGCAAACGCAGGGAAGTATAATGAGACACAATACTTCGTGAGTTTCTACTGCCTCTTCCTCAACTCCATCTCCTTCCCTCCACATTTCCCTTCACTTTGTCTGGTTTCTCATTTGTCACCATTGTTGATTGTGACCGAAGATTCGTAGCGATTTTACTTCCTCTCAACAGTAAAAGGTAAGGTTTTTTTTCCCATTAAAGTTAATGTCTTTTTGGTGTCAATTGCATTGTTAATTGAATTGTTCAATTGAATTGTTCAATTGCTACGGTTTGTTTTTGTGGAGTTCTGAAGTTAGGGTTTGTAATTGGTAATTGCGCAGATGAGGACAAAAAACCCTTTATTTAATCCTTCAACTGGAATCAAAAGCATTTTCAACCTAAAAATATGGCATGAGGGACGGTTTGTTTTTAAGAAGAAAACGAGGTTGTATGATGATGGGTGCCTTGATATCAAAGTGGGttgttttgaaattaattattttggtaTTGTACAATCAGTTAGGAAGGTGATTGAGAGGAAAGATGCTGACTTTACTGTATATTATAGGTGTAAAGGGAGGAGCTTGATGAATGGTTTAATTGAATTTACACCCAACACAcctttagttgatgtattggcAACGAAAGATGAGAATGATTTCATTACTGTATATGTTGAGTATGATCAGAGTATGTTTGATGTGGGATCTTTTGATGCTGGTTGTGGAGTTGAGGAGGATAATGATCATGATGGATTTCAGgaggataatgatgatgatggatgtcaGGACAATTTTGATTATGAAGATGATGGAAAGAATATGGACAATAAAGATTGTGGTTGGGCTGGGCCTAAGGTATTAGAAGGTTGCCAAAGTACTTTTGTTGGCCCAGAAGTTGAGTTAGACCACAATGAAATGGGAAATAAAAGCAAAAACCCTCAGTCCAAAAAAGCAGAAAAACTAGCAACCTTGAGGAGAAAAACAAAGGCTTCTGTTCAACAAGAAACCATTGAACAACTAGAACCCCAGATTGAACCAGAGGATGATGTATTCTATGATGGTGCCGCAGatgaaaattgaaattggaGGAAACTTGGCAGATTAAAAGTATGACCAGTGAACATAGTTGTGGATTTCATAGTGCAAACCCCAAAGTTACATCTGAATTTCTTGCTGAAAGGTATTTAGACCATTTTAGGGATGACCCCAATCTGAAGCTCAAATACTTCATGAAGTTGATTCTTAGGGACATTGGGGTAAGTGTGAAGTATCACAAGGCCTATTGTAACAAGAgaggcaatctcgatacataattaacatttaataataatgtttaatacaaaaaaaatattgcggaagtctcaaaatgccgaattgttaaaaactttaaatcataaaacttaaactgtttaaaacagaagtaaaatattacctctgataagaaatattgtttgctcaaaaagaaaaaaaaatacatcatcatcaagtgatcaataaagatacaaaaaacagctaagttctcgataaatagtaattgctgcggcctggatcggaacctgaactaaatcctgcaaaatgctgccatccatgatacggatgacagccgattgaatccgTCAGcacttaacgccgagcataacttcctatccagctcaaaatacgaaaattatacgctacatttacaatataataatttaagtacgaatttatacttaattgacaccaccgtatatttttaccatgttctttttctgttacatacttttaagtcattaagataccattctcgatcttgacagaagtacgttactgccacttatacaattcggtaatcttaacacttgagtaagttcatttggttaatactcataaccgtaccatgcattatagcatcaacactaatcaagtttatcagtgatcaacaagcacatcaatatgacacctgatatatgtaagggtctggttaggtgagaaccgtagtcctaaaccctaactgtggtgggagtcgtcacccctccaactaggttgcactaaaacggacacggacacggacacggacacgacacgggtacgggaaaacgccaacttaaaaatgacggacacggggacacgtaaatggtaatataataaatatatcaaattaaagataattttacaatctttcatttgatatttgtaaataaacactttaaaaatataaaactcacataacatTCAAGTAGTTGCAGCGGTGGCGGTGGCGTGATggaggtggaggaagaggtGAGTTCgagtttttagggttagaggAGGAGTGAGAGGCTGAGAGCAAGAGAGGGAATTGAGAGGGAAATGCAAAAAAAGGAATTCGATTGTTCGGCTGTTCGCTTACTGTGTCTGTGTACTgtgtactaattttgttttcaaatttatttttttaaataaaaacaacacacgtgtccttgccgtgtacgtcgcgtgtccttgccgtgtccacgtgtccgaaaaaatattaaaatattggacacttcatttggcgtgtcggacacggattttcgcgtgtccgtcgcgtgtccgtgtctgacacgtgtccgacacgggacacgccAGTTAGGTGACGTGTCCGTGTTTCCCAgccctccaatacaatatttatgctcgagctctacaggataggtagagaaccccctgtcttacaccgcattttacgtgccggctaacacggacgccgggattttacatgccggtccatagttcgacattaccttactatcagggtcattcaatcaatacatttcacacaagtacatcacatttttattactccaagttgactttgaatttgaatttgaccaacctaagtggtaacttcatttatttaatataattcttaatcataacgtttaattcacctttacgtctttatatgttcattacttaatttttacacattaaattttatttataactttattttaatagttcactaaattcacactaataacttaatatttaattaatagtctccaaattagtattttccacaagtagctactaaaatctatttctcttgaaataagttcccaaaatcaaaatttccaactttaaaataaataaaactttattctcctcacaaaatcaaacattctaattaaaattcaagttaaactgcaacctttggataagttttcaaaattcaacaagtttaccaaaaaaaataattatttcaagtttggaaaaacaagtaaacttattagattcgcgaaaatcaacattctagttataaaacaaataaaacttataatttcacaaaaaatcaatatttcacacatagtttaagaacaagtttactaaaaatacttttacatctttttatataaattttggtcaaatagttagcagataaaatattattttgtactaaataattaaatgtcacaaaagttattattatttttttttaattatgaaatctcatatattcaagaaaatcacttcaatatttaataacttataaagcttt
Proteins encoded in this region:
- the LOC130826185 gene encoding uncharacterized protein LOC130826185 isoform X2, with protein sequence MNTKMKKFNNGKKERLPDILDFVFLWSIKDVLNNNLYVNKVDDGYCTLCISEENFNVTQTEVFDLISSFGLDKSQTEAVLSSISMTKCTHQQYNSKLIWGPPGTGKTKTLASLLFVLLKLNYCRTLTCAPTNVAVIQVAKRLVTLFLESLAYDTYGLGDIVLVGNEKRMKIDDDFELVDIFLKYRVKLIEECILPLTGWKTSLESMISLLEDPKAKHDTYLVQVEKEDNMNEDSSSSNPVYSAHKNYGQGLGREEKRKLIPIKKKKNKMKEKKKGQASNDKADIKTDEFSTFDEFVRKSFVSLANRLVFCAENLYTHLPTSSLPLRVAKQMIELVGMLNTLVENARKNSCNFTEQVMMNREGLMGILNLLHKRFPKPKIKGSVKDFCLNNARLIFCTASGAIKIGSDVETVIIDEAAQLKECESAIPLQIFGLKTVILIGDDRQLPAMVRSKVLGKMNFGRSLFQRLAGLGKEKHLLNIQYRMHPSISLFPNKEFYQNKIVNAPNVEGRNYVKNYLKGSMFGSYSFVHVTDGKENFKKGHSPRNFKEAKVIDQIIAKLFKEHYCITKQKVSVGVLSPYKGQVGLLQEKLEKKYTKHKEKFCINIRSIDGFQGGEEDIIIISTVRSNGNGSVGFLSDRQRTNVALTRARYCLWIVGSGSTLGNSSSVWKNLIRDAKNRGCFYYADEIVNLNHETPVDKLDFFSHLKLEEARWKVTFSNEFKQSISSIKSVKAQKRVQNLLRKIADGWRQSITDDGATHELLVIYKVDKTLNLAWTVDILEEESSYIQVIKVWDVLPDSKVPDLAKNLSILFEGYSVNFINLCKYKSYEGNLVVPKSWKLHSSCEAPLTTDLVDDCLSYQFAAMNVKDNPGKPSSSVRKNCVAVWKPIQR